CCGGATCGTAAAAATATGGGCCTGGGTTTTGTGGTAACCGGCGATATGCTGGGGCCGCAAACCACATCAAGTGCCTATGTAAATTATGCCTATCGGCTGCGGTTAAATGATGACGATACCAAGCGGATCTGCTTTGGCCTGGGTGCGGGTGCAAATGCTTACGTAGTAGATTATGGAAAGCTGAGTAGCACAGATCCGAGCGACCCGGGACTGGCCGCCGGCAGCGTCAGCAAGTTTACGCCAGATTTCAGGTTGGGTATTTATTACTATTCGCCATCATTTTACCTGGGGCTTTCGGCCCTGAACTTATTGGCCGATGCCGGTTTCTCTGATAATGCCGCCGTGGTACGCGAGGCGCGTTGTTATTACCTCACCGTTGGTTATATGACGCCCATTAGTGACGCCATTGACTGGAAACCATCGCTCCTGATAAAAGAAGATATGCGTGGCCCAACCAATATAGACCTGAGCACCAACTTTTTGATCAATAAGATGTTTTGGATAGGTGGCACTTATCGTACAGGGGTACCGGAGTGGAGTAAATCTGCCCTGCAAAATAACCTGAATCATATTGATGCCGGTGCCGCTATAGTGGAGTATTATGTAAGCCCAAACCTGCGCCTGGGCTACTCTTTTGATTTTAATATCAACAAGCTGGCCGGCTATTCAAATGGTACACATGAGTTTTCGTTAGGCATGTCATTCGGGCGCAGAAAAGAACGAGTAATTAACCCCCGTTATTTTTAAAGAGGGATATGAAGAAATATATACTTGCGGCATCTTTACTTATTGGCTTAACGGGCGGTGTTTGCGCCCAGGAGCAATTTGCCGGTAAGGGACAGGCTGACAAGCTTTTTGAACGCTATCAATATTACGAGAGCCTGCAGATTTACCTTGACGCTTATAACAAGCACCCCAATGACATCAAGGTAGCAGAACGCATAGCCGATTGCTATCGTTTAACCAATAAATATGATGAAGCCGAACGTTGGTACGGTAAGGTAGCAGGCAAACCAGGAACCCGCCCGGCAGATAATTATTACTATGCTGAAGCCCTGCTGCGCAACCAGAAGTTTGTCGAAGCCAAAGCTGCCTACGGTAAATACTACAACAGCACCCAGAAAGAACAGCTTGATTTTAAACTGGCTGTTTGTGATTCTGCCGCTGCCTGGATGAAGCGTCCATCAAACTACAAATTACTGCCGGAAGACAAGATCAATACCAGCTATTCTGACTGGGGCGTAACCTACACCGGTAAAACCGATCTGCTTTTTGCCTCAAACAGAGTTACCAGCAGTCAGGAAGATGATATTGATAAACGCACGGGCAATGGCTGGCTCAAGCTGTTTGATTATAACAAAGAGAAAAAGCAGATCAGCGAGTTGATTTTTGAAAAGACGGGTAAGATCGATCTGAACAAAGACTATCACACTGGTCCCATCGCTTTCACTCCCGGCGGAGATACGGCCTACGCAACCGTAACCACCCGTGTGGCCGGTGCCCGTATAAAAACCGAGAAAAGCGAAATGGGCGGGCGTGTATATACCCGTCGGCTCCAACTGATGATTGCCACTAAGGTAAACGGCCATTGGGGTAACCTGAAGCAGTTTCAGTATGATAACGTGAATATGTTTTCAGATGGGTATGCGGCGTTATCTAAAGACGGCAAAACGCTATACTTTGTGTCAGACAGGCCGGGTGGTATCGGTAAAACCGATATCTGGTACTGTAATAAATCTGGCAGCGATTGGGGGATTCCATACAACTGTGGTAGCACGGTGAACACGGCTCAGGAAGAAAGTTTCCCGTTTATCGGGCCGGATAGCAAGCTATATTACTCGTCAAAAGGGCTGCCTGGTATGGGCGGTTATGATATTTTTTCTACCGGCGGGGAGAAAGCCCAATGGGCCAAGCCGGTTAACCTGAAATATCCTATTAACTCAACCAGCGATGATTTTTCTTACACCACAACAGACGGTTTAACAGGCTACATTTCTTCAAACCGCCAGGGCGGTAAAGGGGACGATGATGTTTACGCCTTTACGCTCAACATCCCAACAGATAATTCGGGCCCGATGTTAACCACTTTTAAAAATCCGGGAAGTATGCGCCCTGATGTTGCACCTGTTGAGAAACCTATGCCGATTAAAAACACTCTGGTGCCCGATGCTGTACCTGAGGTTGTCAATACGCCAGCCGTTGGCTTGCTCAAGCTGACTGGTACCGTGGTAGATGATCATACTGATCAGCTGCTTGATTCGGTAAATGTCAGTTTTAAACAAAAAGCGGGCAGTAATATTCAGAACAGGCTATCTATTGATGGCAGTTTTGCTTTTGATGCCAGCAGGGTACAGAGCTATCTGCTGGAGGTAAAAAAGAAAGGCTATTATCCGGTAACGCTGGATATCCCGGCATCGTCTGTCATAACGATGGTGCAGAACCCCGTACGCATGAGGATGCGCCCGCTGGAGGTTGGCGCCACTTTCATCATCCGTAATATTTATTATGACCTGAACCTGGCCCGCATCCGCCGCGATGCCATGGTGGAGCTGGATAAGCTGGTTGACCTGATGCGCGAAAACCCAACGCTGAAGATAGAGTTATCCTCACACACCGACTCGCGCGGATCTGATTATTATAACATGCTGCTTTCGCAGGCACGTGCCGTATCGGCCACCAACTATATTACCCGTAGAGGCATTGCACCCGGTCGCATTGTTGCCAAAGGCTATGGCGAAACCCGCCTGCTTAACAAATGCGGCAACGGCGTGCCTTGTAGTGAAGAAGATCATCAGCTAAACCGCAGAACAGAAATAAAGGTGCTGGGCGTGGTGAATGCGAAGATTAAGAATTGAGATATTTAACATTTTGTCATTGCGAGGAGGAACGACGAAGCAATCTCCTCGAAGGATAGTCGGTGACATCATTCCGTTTGTAATGTGACGAGATTGCTTCGTTCCTCGCAATGACAAATGGTATTGCAGGAAGACGGGGTTATCCACTTAAACATACCAAATGAACACATCACCTATAAAAATAATAGTAACCGGAGCCACCGGTATGGTAGGCGAAGGCGTATTGATGGAATGCCTGAATGACAATCGCGTAACCGAGGTGCTGATTGTAAACCGTAAGCCATCGGGTTTCAATCATTCCAAACTCAAAGAGGTTATTCATGCTGATTTTTTTGATCTCTCGCCAATCGAGGCGCAGTTAAGTGGGTATGATGCCTGCTATTTCTGCCTCGGCGTATCGTCTGTCGGGATGGATGCCGATACCTATTATAAACTTACCTATACCCTAACGCTCAATTTTGCGCAAACGCTAAGCAGGTTAAATCCCAATATGATATTCACTTATGTATCCGGCAGCGGTACTGATCGCACAGAGCAAGGCAAGCTGCGCTGGGCCCGGGTGAAAGGCAAAACCGAGAATGACCTGGACAAACTACCCTTCAAGGCCGAATATAATTTTCGTCCCGGTGGATTGATTGCGGCAAAAGGTGCTAAAAATATCCCTGGCTGGTATAACTGGCTGGCCTGGCTGGTTAAGTTGGTAGGGGTGTTTATGCCTAACGGCGTTTCTACCCTGAAACAACTGGGCCGGGCCATGCTGCAGGTAACGTTTGCAGGGTTTGATAAGCAGGATGTGGAGGCGAAAGACATTAAACAGCTCGCGGCACAATATCCATCGTCACAACATTAATTAATCAGCCAGTGGGCTTTACAAAAAGTTAATTTTAAGTGCGGCATTTCTAAACAGCATGTGGATAATTTTGGAGCCGTTGCATACACCTTATTGGGCTGTGCATGGTACGAAACAAAGCGATGAACCCTAAACATCTTAAATACTATATGTGTATATGCCTTGCGGCCATATATCTGGTATTTTCGAGCGTTTGTGTGGCTTTTTGTAAGACAAATGAAGGCCGGAATAACCATCGTCAGCCAAGTCTGCAGGTGAGTAATAAACATTCGGCTTTCTCCTCTCCCGTTAAAAAGGCAAGCTGTCTCAAATTTCTGCGCCGTCAGCGTATTATTTTCTATAAGCGACCGGCCTTGAAGATTAACATAATGTTGCTGGCGTGTCTGGCGCTGTTTGGCATCTTTGGCCGGTTTGCTCAACCGGTGGCGTCGTCGTTACCTTATTTGCAACCGTTGTTGCAGCGTAACCGGTTGGCTACGCTCTGCATCAGACAAGTCTGATTGGGGGGCTTCATCCTAAAAAAGGCGTACTGATTGCCCGAGTGGCAGACCCGGAACGCTGCAAAATTCACACACAAACCTGTATTGAAAATTTAGTAAACACTGCATCTGTTTGGATGTAGTTAAAGATAAATGTGGCCTGTTATCGCCACAATCAACCTGTTGTTAGTGCAGTAGGTGATTTAAGATTAATACCCGCGAGGGGTGTTTCATGTTTAACTTTTTTTTAACCGGTATCTCTGCAAAGAGATAGCCGGTTTTTTATTTTCAGGCATGCTCTATTATGCCGCTGAGCAGGGTTTTGAGCAGGTGCCGGCCGGCTTCTTCCAACGTGAGGTTGTTCTCAATCACAATAACGCCATCGCGGTCAAATATAAGTGTGCTGTTGCGGCTGATGCGTTCTTTTAGTTCGCTACCAGTTTCACGGCCTCTATTTTGCAAACGGTGGGCAATTACCTCTGGATCGGCCTCGATAGAAATGGCTTGCAGGTGGTCTGGAAATAAGGAGCGGGCAACATCCAGGTACTCGCGCGAGCCATTCACCACCACGTTAAACCCTCTTTGCAACCAGGCATTAATTTCTATACCAATGCCGTAGTGCAGGTTGTGGCTGTGCCAGTACATGGCAAACAGGCCGTTCTGCTGGCGTAGTTTAAATTCCTCATGGCTCAAACAGATATGATTTTCGTGTCCCGCACCAACAGGGCGGGTGATATACCGGTGTGCAAAAACCACCGGTGCCGTGTTGCCATCAAGTGCCTTGCGGCAATAGTTCATCAATGAATCTTTACCGGCACCAGATGCACCGACGATGTAGAATAGTTTAGCCATTTTAAAATAGTTCGATATCAAATGCCCATGTCGCACCTAACCCTCTCCTGAGGAGAGAACTGAAAGACATCTTTTCTAAAGCCCCTCTCCTTTGGAGAGGGGTTGGGGTGAGGTTTTATATCGTAATCAAAGTTGTTCCCACCCCGAAATGATCGCTTGGATACAATCCGCTGCCTTCATCAGGCTCATTCAGCACAATGGCCGATTTTATAAATGTAGGCACGGTATTACAAGGGCCCGATGGTACGGAAAAAATATGATCCACATCTTTTACAGTCAGGCTGCCATAACCTTTACGGGGCTCATTACCGCCGCCCGCTTCATAACAGTCAACAGCGCCGGTAAGCTGGTGGAACAACGTTATCTCGTCTGACTGTTGTGTCGCATTAAAATCACCACATACCACATTGTAGGCCTCGGTGCGGCTAATCAGATTTTCAGCCAGCATTACTACCTGTTCTTTGCGCAGGTCCTCGCCATTGTGCAGGTGAGTAAGGTGC
This region of Mucilaginibacter yixingensis genomic DNA includes:
- a CDS encoding type IX secretion system membrane protein PorP/SprF, giving the protein MRRTIRNIISGLLPLLLAGAAHAQQGIQFTQYAFSGLSVNPAYAGYKENWTMNLISRIQWTGIDGAPRTGAVSIDGVADPDRKNMGLGFVVTGDMLGPQTTSSAYVNYAYRLRLNDDDTKRICFGLGAGANAYVVDYGKLSSTDPSDPGLAAGSVSKFTPDFRLGIYYYSPSFYLGLSALNLLADAGFSDNAAVVREARCYYLTVGYMTPISDAIDWKPSLLIKEDMRGPTNIDLSTNFLINKMFWIGGTYRTGVPEWSKSALQNNLNHIDAGAAIVEYYVSPNLRLGYSFDFNINKLAGYSNGTHEFSLGMSFGRRKERVINPRYF
- a CDS encoding OmpA family protein: MKKYILAASLLIGLTGGVCAQEQFAGKGQADKLFERYQYYESLQIYLDAYNKHPNDIKVAERIADCYRLTNKYDEAERWYGKVAGKPGTRPADNYYYAEALLRNQKFVEAKAAYGKYYNSTQKEQLDFKLAVCDSAAAWMKRPSNYKLLPEDKINTSYSDWGVTYTGKTDLLFASNRVTSSQEDDIDKRTGNGWLKLFDYNKEKKQISELIFEKTGKIDLNKDYHTGPIAFTPGGDTAYATVTTRVAGARIKTEKSEMGGRVYTRRLQLMIATKVNGHWGNLKQFQYDNVNMFSDGYAALSKDGKTLYFVSDRPGGIGKTDIWYCNKSGSDWGIPYNCGSTVNTAQEESFPFIGPDSKLYYSSKGLPGMGGYDIFSTGGEKAQWAKPVNLKYPINSTSDDFSYTTTDGLTGYISSNRQGGKGDDDVYAFTLNIPTDNSGPMLTTFKNPGSMRPDVAPVEKPMPIKNTLVPDAVPEVVNTPAVGLLKLTGTVVDDHTDQLLDSVNVSFKQKAGSNIQNRLSIDGSFAFDASRVQSYLLEVKKKGYYPVTLDIPASSVITMVQNPVRMRMRPLEVGATFIIRNIYYDLNLARIRRDAMVELDKLVDLMRENPTLKIELSSHTDSRGSDYYNMLLSQARAVSATNYITRRGIAPGRIVAKGYGETRLLNKCGNGVPCSEEDHQLNRRTEIKVLGVVNAKIKN
- a CDS encoding NAD-dependent epimerase/dehydratase family protein, which encodes MNTSPIKIIVTGATGMVGEGVLMECLNDNRVTEVLIVNRKPSGFNHSKLKEVIHADFFDLSPIEAQLSGYDACYFCLGVSSVGMDADTYYKLTYTLTLNFAQTLSRLNPNMIFTYVSGSGTDRTEQGKLRWARVKGKTENDLDKLPFKAEYNFRPGGLIAAKGAKNIPGWYNWLAWLVKLVGVFMPNGVSTLKQLGRAMLQVTFAGFDKQDVEAKDIKQLAAQYPSSQH
- the phnN gene encoding phosphonate metabolism protein/1,5-bisphosphokinase (PRPP-forming) PhnN encodes the protein MAKLFYIVGASGAGKDSLMNYCRKALDGNTAPVVFAHRYITRPVGAGHENHICLSHEEFKLRQQNGLFAMYWHSHNLHYGIGIEINAWLQRGFNVVVNGSREYLDVARSLFPDHLQAISIEADPEVIAHRLQNRGRETGSELKERISRNSTLIFDRDGVIVIENNLTLEEAGRHLLKTLLSGIIEHA